The sequence TCGATCCGGCTGCATTGGCAGCGCGAGGAGCCCGAGCTTTCGCCGGGCAAGTACTCGAACGCCCACGTCGTCCAGTTCAATGCGCGCCACGAGCTCGAGGTGGACGCCGCCCCCGATTGGGGCGGCGATCCCGCCAGCACCAACCCCGAGCAGGCCTTGGCGTCGGCGCTGTCGAGCTGCCACATGATGACCTTCCTCGCGCTGGCCGCGAAGGCGAAGTGGCCGATCGCGAGCTATCACGACCACGCCGTCGCGCATCTCGGCAAGAACGCCAAGGGGCAGATGTCGGTCACCCGCATCGATCTCCACCCGATCGTGCGCTTCGACACGGGCTTCACGATCGACGCGCAGAAGCTCGCGGAGATGCAGCATCGCGCGCATCGCTATTGCTTCATCGCCAACACGCTCGCCGACAGCGTCGAGATCAACATCCTGCCGGCGGACGCCGGGGAGAACGCCCGTGCACGAGAGCACCATCCTGCTGCGTGAGCTGGACGGCGACGGCGTCCTGCGCCTGACCCTCAACGACGAGAAACGGCGCAACGCCCTCTCCGAGGCGATGCTGGCGCAGCTCGGCGACGCCCTCGCCGACGCAGGAGCCGACCCCGCCGTGCGGGTCGTCGTCCTCGCCGCGGCCGGTCCGGCCTTCTGCGCCGGGCACGACCTGAAGGAGCTGACCGCGGGCCGCTCGGCCCCGGATCGGGGCCGCGCCTATTTCGCGCAGGTGATGACGGCCTGCTCCGGCGTCATGCAGGCGATCGTGACCTGCCCGAAGCCCGTGATCGCCGAGGTGGCGGGCGTCGCGACCGCCGCGGGCTGCCAGC comes from Salinarimonas sp. and encodes:
- a CDS encoding OsmC family protein, which encodes MSDLSIRLHWQREEPELSPGKYSNAHVVQFNARHELEVDAAPDWGGDPASTNPEQALASALSSCHMMTFLALAAKAKWPIASYHDHAVAHLGKNAKGQMSVTRIDLHPIVRFDTGFTIDAQKLAEMQHRAHRYCFIANTLADSVEINILPADAGENARAREHHPAA